The proteins below are encoded in one region of Streptomyces sp. NBC_00490:
- a CDS encoding ABC transporter permease yields MNLLTHIGNFFNDSAQWQGYDGIPTRVAEHLQYTVEALLIAAAIALPVGLVTGHYGRGGTVLSLIATAGRALPTFGLLVLLTLLVGFGLVNVMTPLVILAIPPILVTTYEAMRTVDPSSVDAARGMGMSEAGVLFHVELPAALPLILSGLRSGAIQIVSTATIAAYVSLGGLGRYIVDGLYQRNYEKVVGGATLVAGLALLTLALFWAVGRATVSRGVRRSA; encoded by the coding sequence GTGAACCTGCTCACCCACATCGGCAACTTCTTCAACGACAGCGCCCAGTGGCAGGGCTACGACGGCATCCCCACGCGGGTGGCGGAGCACCTCCAGTACACGGTGGAGGCGCTGCTCATCGCCGCCGCGATCGCCCTGCCGGTCGGACTGGTCACCGGCCACTACGGGCGCGGCGGCACCGTCCTCTCCCTGATCGCCACCGCGGGACGGGCCCTGCCCACCTTCGGCCTGCTGGTGCTGCTCACCCTGCTGGTGGGCTTCGGCCTGGTCAACGTGATGACCCCGCTCGTCATCCTCGCCATCCCGCCGATCCTGGTCACCACGTACGAGGCGATGCGCACCGTCGATCCCTCCTCGGTGGACGCCGCGCGAGGCATGGGCATGAGCGAGGCCGGGGTCCTCTTCCACGTCGAACTCCCGGCCGCGCTCCCGCTGATCCTCAGCGGCCTGCGCTCCGGAGCCATCCAGATCGTCTCCACGGCGACCATCGCGGCCTACGTCAGCCTCGGCGGCCTGGGCCGCTACATCGTGGACGGGCTCTACCAGCGCAACTACGAGAAGGTCGTCGGCGGCGCCACGCTGGTCGCCGGACTGGCTCTGCTCACCCTCGCGCTGTTCTGGGCGGTGGGACGGGCCACCGTGTCCAGGGGAGTGCGCCGGAGCGCCTGA
- a CDS encoding ABC transporter substrate-binding protein — protein sequence MTSNAARSRSIRKHPGVAAVALAATAALLAGCGSDDASDPLKEDKGSGSGDTVVVGSNNFAESILLADIYGEALKAKGIKVTYKPNIGSRETTYGLLKNGSITVLPEYNGSLLSYLDPKAEQKTAEAVNAAVKTKLDSTLTLLESSPAEDKDSVSVNAATAKKYNLTAESTLADLKDAAPELVIGGSPEFQTRQQGLLGLKSVYGLEFKSFKALDAGGPLTQAALTKNTVQAADIFTTDPTITKEKFVVLKDPENLFGFANVTPLAYKSGLAKEGVDALNAVSAKLDTETLLDLDSQVQLDNKDPLDVAQAWLKSAGLS from the coding sequence GTGACTTCCAACGCCGCACGCAGCAGGTCCATCCGGAAGCATCCCGGCGTAGCCGCCGTCGCGCTCGCCGCCACCGCGGCACTGCTGGCGGGATGCGGCTCGGACGACGCCTCCGACCCGCTCAAGGAGGACAAGGGGAGCGGCAGCGGCGACACCGTCGTCGTCGGCTCCAACAACTTCGCTGAGAGCATCCTTCTCGCCGACATCTACGGCGAGGCCCTCAAGGCCAAGGGCATCAAGGTCACCTACAAGCCCAACATCGGCAGCCGCGAGACCACGTACGGCCTGCTGAAGAACGGCTCCATCACCGTCCTGCCCGAGTACAACGGCTCACTGCTGTCCTACCTCGACCCCAAGGCCGAGCAGAAGACGGCCGAGGCGGTGAACGCCGCGGTGAAGACGAAGCTCGACAGCACGCTGACGCTGCTGGAGTCGTCGCCCGCCGAGGACAAGGACTCCGTCAGCGTCAACGCGGCGACCGCGAAGAAGTACAACCTCACCGCGGAGTCCACCCTCGCCGACCTCAAGGACGCAGCCCCCGAGCTGGTCATCGGCGGCTCGCCCGAGTTCCAGACCCGGCAGCAGGGCCTGCTCGGCCTGAAGTCCGTGTACGGCCTGGAGTTCAAGTCCTTCAAGGCGCTCGACGCGGGCGGCCCGCTGACCCAGGCGGCGCTGACGAAGAACACCGTGCAGGCCGCGGACATCTTCACCACCGACCCGACCATCACCAAGGAGAAGTTCGTCGTCCTGAAGGACCCGGAGAACCTCTTCGGCTTCGCGAACGTGACCCCGCTGGCCTACAAGTCCGGCCTCGCCAAGGAAGGCGTGGACGCGCTCAACGCGGTCTCCGCCAAGCTGGACACGGAGACGCTCCTGGACCTCGACTCCCAGGTGCAGCTCGACAACAAGGACCCGCTGGACGTCGCCCAGGCCTGGCTGAAGTCGGCCGGACTGTCCTGA
- a CDS encoding DUF742 domain-containing protein yields MADGSSAPGHDPVGPASAVRPFLVTAGRVAPGGAGRPMPVETQVVATVEGLEALGGLSFEQHDIVAACRRPQSIAELAARLRLHLNVVRVLAEDLRTEGQLTVHVPDSDDTHDASVLRRVIDGLRAIPDSRGVLRDSD; encoded by the coding sequence ATGGCGGACGGCTCCTCAGCCCCGGGGCATGACCCGGTCGGGCCCGCCTCCGCCGTGCGGCCGTTCCTGGTCACCGCCGGCCGGGTGGCACCCGGCGGAGCCGGCCGGCCGATGCCCGTCGAGACCCAGGTGGTGGCCACCGTCGAGGGTCTCGAGGCGCTCGGCGGGCTCTCCTTCGAGCAGCACGACATCGTCGCCGCCTGCCGCCGTCCGCAGTCCATCGCGGAACTCGCGGCCCGGCTGCGGCTGCACCTCAACGTGGTGCGGGTGCTCGCCGAGGACCTGCGCACGGAGGGGCAGTTGACGGTGCATGTGCCCGACTCCGACGACACGCACGACGCTTCCGTCCTGCGAAGAGTGATCGATGGCCTGCGCGCCATCCCCGACTCCCGAGGGGTACTCCGTGACTCCGACTGA
- a CDS encoding sensor histidine kinase: protein MSTSESAPPSAPGGIRGFADRRPFRHKLNVLVGVPLTVVAVLLAYLITDQVQQSSEAADAARLVRTSTEVATLVDRLEAEHQQAVLLSVRHEATNDGGTPSQAPYRKAQVAVDKQVEEVRGAFGDRLPADEARALREIEGLESLRNTIEQAYLPADNIDPAYASAAKGLIDGLGLDRNTALATTFTGNLLDSLLRADAAHSAFETGVFSATTGDSNALIEFIGAIGSYDEYTHQADRFARFATEEQTEQLAEIEHNSPQAAINRQFAELQIDPSSLQADSPAEIRRKFETSLDSYPSYRKQAAIRLGITTSLIDQIADRADRASDEALRNAVLLLGLALLGFVIWLAFSVVVRRSVVRPVQALTHAAQQVAEDAERELARVADDDAEDDRPARLREMPATARDEIGDLAEAFNHVQTTAVALLERQVLSRRNVAEMFGNVGRRVSNLTTRQLALIDAVERGETDPELLERLYSIDHIAVRLRRNADSLMLLAGIRETVLDAGPIALTNVVRAALGQIEGFQRVQLLARTEVAVAPDIIGDLTLMVAELVENAVSFSPADSPVEVFVQNSAEGAAIVVADHGLGMDPERLDEENARIVRRERLDLVPSKVLGLFVVGSLARRWDIDVALSRTPGGGVTAEVTLPQSLLLTAAAVRPAAPTTPAAATDDTGPRPPVPAGEHDGPLPRRVRREEDPAAPEDGLPFIPKARAEEPAPADDASGAARPLRRRVRGATLRTTADAAPASTRQAPRPADPEAVRSSLEEFEAAVERAHRDSDTEPHQTPRKHDLNHLPEGAEQ from the coding sequence GTGTCCACGAGCGAGTCGGCCCCGCCTTCGGCCCCGGGTGGCATACGAGGCTTCGCCGATCGCCGGCCGTTCCGGCACAAGCTGAACGTGCTGGTCGGCGTGCCGCTGACGGTGGTCGCGGTCCTGCTCGCCTACCTCATCACCGACCAGGTCCAGCAGTCCTCGGAGGCGGCGGACGCGGCACGGCTCGTGCGCACCAGCACCGAGGTCGCCACGCTCGTGGACCGGCTGGAGGCCGAGCACCAGCAGGCCGTCCTGCTCTCCGTGCGGCACGAGGCCACCAACGACGGTGGTACCCCCTCCCAGGCCCCGTACCGCAAGGCGCAGGTGGCGGTGGACAAGCAGGTCGAGGAGGTCCGCGGGGCCTTCGGTGACCGGCTCCCCGCGGACGAGGCCCGGGCACTGCGGGAGATCGAGGGCCTGGAGAGCCTGCGCAACACCATCGAGCAGGCGTATCTGCCCGCCGACAACATCGACCCCGCCTACGCCAGTGCCGCCAAGGGCCTGATCGACGGCCTCGGCCTGGACCGCAACACGGCCCTGGCGACCACCTTCACCGGCAACCTGCTCGACTCCCTGCTGCGCGCCGACGCCGCCCACAGCGCCTTCGAGACCGGGGTGTTCTCCGCGACGACCGGTGACTCGAACGCGCTCATCGAGTTCATCGGCGCGATCGGCTCCTACGACGAGTACACCCACCAGGCCGACCGGTTCGCGCGGTTCGCCACCGAGGAGCAGACGGAGCAGCTCGCCGAGATCGAGCACAACAGCCCGCAGGCCGCGATCAACCGGCAGTTCGCCGAGCTCCAGATCGACCCCAGCTCCCTGCAGGCCGACTCCCCCGCCGAGATCCGCCGCAAGTTCGAGACGTCGCTCGACTCGTACCCCTCCTACCGCAAGCAGGCCGCGATCCGGCTGGGGATCACCACCTCGCTGATCGACCAGATCGCCGACCGCGCCGACCGCGCCTCCGACGAAGCGCTGCGCAACGCCGTCCTGCTGCTGGGTCTCGCCCTGCTCGGCTTCGTCATCTGGCTCGCGTTCTCGGTGGTGGTACGCCGTTCCGTGGTCCGCCCGGTCCAGGCGCTGACCCACGCCGCGCAGCAGGTCGCCGAGGACGCCGAGCGCGAGCTCGCCCGGGTGGCCGACGACGACGCCGAGGACGACCGCCCGGCGCGGCTGCGGGAGATGCCGGCCACGGCACGCGACGAGATCGGCGACCTCGCCGAGGCCTTCAACCACGTGCAGACCACCGCGGTCGCGCTCCTGGAGCGTCAGGTGCTCAGCCGCCGCAACGTCGCCGAGATGTTCGGCAACGTCGGCCGCCGGGTCAGCAACCTGACCACCCGGCAGCTGGCCCTGATCGACGCGGTGGAGCGCGGCGAGACCGACCCTGAGCTCCTCGAACGCCTCTACAGCATCGACCACATCGCCGTCCGGCTGCGCCGCAACGCCGACAGCCTGATGCTGCTCGCCGGCATCCGCGAGACCGTCCTGGACGCCGGGCCGATCGCGCTGACCAATGTCGTACGGGCCGCGCTCGGCCAGATCGAGGGTTTCCAGCGGGTCCAGCTGCTCGCGCGGACCGAGGTCGCGGTGGCGCCCGACATCATCGGCGACCTGACCCTGATGGTGGCCGAACTGGTGGAGAACGCCGTGTCGTTCTCGCCCGCGGACAGCCCCGTCGAGGTGTTCGTGCAGAACTCGGCCGAGGGCGCGGCGATCGTGGTCGCCGACCACGGCCTGGGCATGGACCCCGAGCGGCTCGACGAGGAGAACGCCCGCATCGTGCGCCGTGAGCGTCTCGACCTGGTGCCCTCGAAGGTGCTCGGCCTCTTCGTGGTCGGCTCGCTGGCGCGCCGCTGGGACATCGACGTCGCCCTGTCCCGCACCCCGGGCGGCGGTGTCACGGCCGAGGTGACCCTCCCGCAGTCGCTGCTGCTGACGGCGGCCGCGGTGCGGCCGGCGGCACCGACCACACCGGCGGCGGCCACGGACGACACGGGCCCCCGGCCTCCGGTCCCCGCCGGCGAACACGACGGACCCCTCCCCCGCCGGGTGCGCCGCGAGGAGGACCCGGCCGCTCCCGAGGACGGCCTGCCCTTCATCCCCAAGGCCCGCGCCGAGGAACCGGCACCCGCCGACGACGCTTCCGGCGCCGCCCGCCCGCTGCGCCGCCGCGTGCGCGGAGCCACCCTGCGCACCACGGCCGACGCCGCCCCCGCGAGCACCCGCCAGGCACCCCGCCCCGCCGACCCGGAGGCCGTCCGCAGCTCCCTCGAGGAGTTCGAGGCCGCGGTGGAACGCGCCCACCGCGACAGCGACACGGAACCGCACCAGACCCCCCGCAAGCACGACCTGAACCACCTCCCGGAAGGAGCGGAACAGTGA
- a CDS encoding GTP-binding protein — translation MADSDTIARPAPDTVKILIAGGFGVGKTTMVGSVSEIAPLRTEESLTAAGLGIDDLHGIEEKKATTVALDFGRITISRDLILYLFGTPGQQRFWFMWNDLALGALGAVVLVDVRRPESSFAALDFFERRGIPFVVGVNGFHGDHPYPPDEIRDALALPDHVQVLLCDARDRESSRDVLIALIDQLIATAVP, via the coding sequence TTGGCCGACTCTGACACCATCGCCCGGCCGGCACCCGACACGGTCAAGATCCTGATCGCCGGAGGGTTCGGCGTCGGCAAGACCACCATGGTCGGCTCGGTCAGCGAGATCGCCCCGCTGCGCACCGAGGAGTCACTGACCGCGGCGGGCCTGGGCATCGACGACCTGCACGGCATCGAGGAGAAGAAGGCCACCACCGTGGCCCTGGACTTCGGCCGCATCACCATCAGCCGGGATCTGATCCTCTATCTCTTCGGGACCCCCGGCCAGCAGCGGTTCTGGTTCATGTGGAACGACCTGGCGCTGGGCGCCCTGGGTGCCGTGGTCCTCGTCGACGTCCGCCGCCCGGAGTCCAGCTTCGCCGCGCTCGACTTCTTCGAACGCCGGGGCATCCCCTTCGTCGTCGGCGTCAACGGCTTCCACGGCGACCACCCCTACCCGCCCGACGAGATCCGCGACGCGCTCGCCCTGCCGGACCATGTCCAGGTCCTGCTCTGCGACGCCCGCGACCGCGAGTCCTCCCGGGACGTGCTGATCGCTCTCATCGACCAGTTGATCGCCACCGCGGTCCCGTAG
- a CDS encoding roadblock/LC7 domain-containing protein, which yields MTRPTPATHTQLDQLLTGLVERVAEVNHAVVLSEDGLVVSKSTGFLRDDAERLAATASGLMSLSKGVSMDFRGGPVRQALIEMAHSYLILTSAGPGAHLVVLTNQGADVGVVAYQMNMLVKKIGEHLSAAPRAGVGPTADSGA from the coding sequence ATGACACGCCCCACCCCCGCCACCCACACCCAGCTCGACCAGCTGCTGACCGGACTCGTGGAGCGGGTCGCCGAGGTGAACCACGCCGTCGTGCTGTCCGAGGACGGGCTGGTCGTCAGCAAGTCGACCGGGTTCCTGCGTGACGACGCCGAGCGGCTCGCCGCGACCGCGTCCGGGCTCATGAGTCTCAGCAAGGGCGTCAGCATGGACTTCCGCGGTGGCCCGGTGCGGCAGGCGCTGATCGAGATGGCGCACAGCTATCTGATCCTGACCTCCGCCGGCCCCGGCGCCCACCTGGTCGTCCTCACCAATCAGGGCGCCGACGTCGGTGTGGTGGCGTACCAGATGAACATGCTCGTGAAGAAGATCGGCGAGCACCTCAGCGCGGCACCGCGGGCAGGCGTCGGCCCCACCGCCGACTCCGGCGCGTGA
- a CDS encoding ABC transporter permease, with translation MNWDRMFDIPSDLQHSWLGLVGLHLREALLPVLAGLLISLPLAQLCVRFRWLYPPVLWVTTVLYAIPSLAFFVLLIDYTGMTELTVMIPLTVYSLVVLVPAVVDAVRSVPQETLAAAKAMGLGPVRRYVQVQLPIAVPAIIAGLRVATVSSVSLVSVGTLIGNQGALGNLLNDANIYNRPELAVNAVLSMAALAILADAALVLLRRLLTPWMPRPQRGKRKAAPVLEEAAR, from the coding sequence ATGAACTGGGACCGTATGTTCGACATCCCCAGCGACCTCCAGCACAGCTGGCTGGGCCTGGTCGGGCTGCATCTGCGCGAGGCCCTGCTGCCGGTGCTCGCCGGACTGCTGATCTCGCTGCCGCTGGCCCAGCTCTGTGTACGCTTCCGCTGGCTGTACCCGCCGGTGCTGTGGGTGACGACCGTGCTCTACGCCATCCCCTCGCTGGCCTTCTTCGTACTGCTCATCGACTACACCGGCATGACCGAGCTGACGGTGATGATCCCGCTCACCGTCTACAGCCTCGTCGTCCTGGTCCCGGCCGTCGTCGACGCCGTCCGCTCGGTCCCGCAGGAGACCCTCGCGGCCGCGAAGGCCATGGGCCTCGGACCCGTACGCCGCTACGTCCAGGTCCAGTTGCCCATCGCCGTGCCCGCGATCATCGCGGGACTGCGGGTCGCCACCGTGTCCAGCGTCAGCCTCGTCAGCGTCGGCACCCTCATCGGCAACCAGGGCGCCCTCGGCAACCTGCTCAACGACGCCAACATCTACAACCGGCCGGAACTCGCCGTGAACGCCGTGCTGTCCATGGCCGCCCTCGCGATCCTCGCCGACGCCGCGCTGGTGCTCCTGCGCCGTCTGCTGACGCCGTGGATGCCGCGCCCGCAGCGCGGAAAGCGGAAGGCCGCCCCCGTCCTGGAAGAGGCAGCACGGTGA
- a CDS encoding RidA family protein, whose amino-acid sequence MSHDERTITNPPALHDPTPFGYSHAVSAPGELVFIAGQYASDGTGAPVPGDFAAQVELAFDRLHAALEGVGLGFEHVVRLGSFVVDHDLAKLEVLGKACTPSPTLGFARAGGAPIGDRLPAQTLSGVAALALPGMLFEVDAVAVRPGH is encoded by the coding sequence ATGAGCCACGACGAGCGCACCATCACCAACCCGCCCGCCCTGCACGACCCGACGCCCTTCGGCTACAGCCACGCCGTCTCGGCGCCCGGCGAACTCGTCTTCATCGCGGGGCAGTACGCCTCCGACGGCACCGGCGCCCCGGTGCCGGGCGACTTCGCGGCGCAGGTGGAGCTCGCCTTCGACCGGCTGCACGCGGCCCTGGAGGGCGTCGGCCTCGGCTTCGAACACGTCGTCCGGCTGGGCTCGTTCGTCGTCGACCACGACCTCGCCAAGCTGGAGGTCCTCGGCAAGGCCTGCACGCCCTCCCCCACTCTCGGCTTCGCTCGAGCGGGAGGTGCCCCCATCGGCGACCGGCTCCCGGCCCAGACGCTCAGCGGGGTCGCCGCCCTCGCCCTGCCGGGCATGCTCTTCGAGGTGGACGCGGTGGCCGTCCGGCCGGGCCACTGA
- a CDS encoding DUF742 domain-containing protein, translated as MSGGDTAGRLVRPFALTGGRTRPSRADFTLISTVTAVDPPPVRAPRPQPEHQRILRRCAEPIAVAELAALLDLPMSVIVIMLCDLLEAGRITVRPPHPVAPGVDLDLLQKVRDGLGRL; from the coding sequence GTGAGCGGAGGCGATACGGCGGGCCGTCTCGTACGGCCGTTCGCCCTGACCGGCGGACGCACCCGCCCCAGCCGCGCCGACTTCACCCTCATCTCGACGGTGACCGCGGTGGACCCGCCGCCGGTCCGGGCCCCCCGCCCGCAGCCGGAGCACCAGCGCATCCTGCGCCGGTGTGCCGAGCCGATCGCCGTCGCGGAACTCGCCGCTCTGCTCGACCTTCCGATGAGCGTGATCGTCATCATGCTCTGCGACCTGCTGGAAGCGGGCCGCATCACGGTCCGCCCGCCGCATCCGGTCGCCCCCGGCGTCGACCTGGATCTGCTGCAGAAAGTGAGGGACGGTCTTGGCCGACTCTGA
- a CDS encoding GTP-binding protein: protein MTPTEPATLDGSGPAAPARPPLPVKMVIAGGFGVGKTTAVGAISEIEPLTTEAAITEVAAGVDDLTHTPRKTTTTVAMDFGCITIDPTLKLYLFGTPGQERFGFMWDDIVEGALGGLVIVDTRRLDDCYAAVDYFEHRQIPFAVAANAFDGKVEHTLEEVRWALDVADHVPVVVFDARERGSVRDALLVVLELALARTES, encoded by the coding sequence GTGACTCCGACTGAACCGGCCACCCTCGACGGGTCCGGTCCGGCCGCCCCCGCGCGGCCGCCGCTCCCGGTCAAGATGGTGATCGCGGGCGGCTTCGGCGTGGGCAAGACCACCGCCGTCGGCGCCATCTCCGAGATCGAGCCGCTGACCACCGAGGCGGCCATCACGGAGGTCGCGGCGGGCGTGGACGACCTCACGCACACCCCGCGCAAGACCACGACGACGGTCGCGATGGACTTCGGCTGCATCACCATCGACCCGACCCTGAAGCTGTATCTGTTCGGCACGCCCGGGCAGGAGCGGTTCGGCTTCATGTGGGACGACATCGTCGAGGGCGCGCTGGGCGGCCTGGTCATCGTGGACACCCGCCGTCTCGACGACTGCTACGCCGCGGTCGACTACTTCGAGCACCGGCAGATCCCGTTCGCGGTGGCCGCGAACGCGTTCGACGGCAAGGTCGAGCACACGCTGGAGGAGGTTCGCTGGGCCCTCGACGTCGCGGACCACGTCCCGGTCGTCGTCTTCGACGCCCGCGAGCGCGGCTCGGTCCGGGACGCGCTGCTGGTCGTCCTCGAACTGGCCCTGGCCCGGACGGAGAGCTGA
- a CDS encoding roadblock/LC7 domain-containing protein, giving the protein MSTSTGDTPTGNTPADLKAAAADFTWLLNRFATETAGVVDAIAVSSDGLLIAVSELREHADSERLAAIVSGITSLAAGASGNYGLGGLNKVIIDLEGGHVLVSAIGSGAVLGVVTDKEAKLGNIAYEMTLFANRAGSALSPQLVLALKNSVGSPSAL; this is encoded by the coding sequence GTGAGTACGTCGACAGGTGACACTCCGACGGGGAACACACCGGCCGATCTCAAGGCCGCGGCAGCCGACTTCACCTGGCTGTTGAATCGTTTCGCCACCGAGACCGCGGGCGTCGTGGACGCCATCGCCGTCTCCTCGGACGGACTGCTCATCGCGGTCTCCGAACTGCGTGAGCACGCCGATTCCGAGCGCCTCGCGGCGATCGTCTCCGGCATCACCAGCCTGGCCGCCGGCGCGTCCGGCAACTACGGCCTGGGCGGCCTCAACAAGGTCATCATCGACCTGGAGGGCGGCCATGTCCTGGTCTCCGCCATCGGCAGCGGCGCCGTCCTCGGCGTGGTCACCGACAAGGAGGCCAAGCTGGGCAACATCGCCTACGAGATGACACTGTTCGCCAATCGGGCGGGCAGCGCGCTCAGTCCCCAACTGGTGCTGGCGCTGAAGAACAGCGTCGGCTCCCCGTCGGCGCTCTGA